A single genomic interval of Procambarus clarkii isolate CNS0578487 chromosome 61, FALCON_Pclarkii_2.0, whole genome shotgun sequence harbors:
- the LOC138354190 gene encoding uncharacterized protein slr1819-like — protein sequence MQAVLAQAVIMQAVLAQAVIMQAMLAQAVIMQAVIMQAVIMQAVIMQAVIMQAVITQAVIMQAVLAQAVITQVVIMQAVIMQAVIMQAVIMQAVITQAVITQAVIMQAVIMQAVIMQAVIMQAVIMQAVIMQAVIMQAVLAQAVIMQAVLAQAVIMQAVITQVVIMQAVIMQAVIMQAVITQAVIMQAVIMQAVIMQAVIMQAVITQAVIMQAVIMQAVIMQAVIMQAVIMQAVIMQAVIMQAVIMQAVIMQAVITQAVIMQAVIMQVVIMQAVITQAATCARGQ from the coding sequence ATGCAGGCTGTGCTCGCGCAGGCTGTGATCATGCAGGCTGTGCTCGCGCAGGCTGTGATCATGCAGGCTATGCTCGCGCAGGCTGTGATCATGCAGGCTGTGATCATGCAGGCTGTGATCATGCAGGCTGTGATCATGCAGGCTGTGATCATGCAGGCTGTGATCACGCAGGCTGTGATCATGCAGGCTGTGCTCGCGCAGGCTGTGATCACGCAGGTTGTGATCATGCAGGCTGTGATCATGCAGGCTGTGATCATGCAGGCTGTGATCATGCAGGCTGTGATCACGCAGGCTGTGATCACGCAGGCTGTGATCATGCAGGCTGTGATCATGCAGGCTGTGATCATGCAGGCTGTGATCATGCAGGCTGTGATCATGCAGGCTGTGATCATGCAGGCTGTGATCATGCAGGCTGTGCTCGCGCAGGCTGTGATCATGCAGGCTGTGCTCGCGCAGGCTGTGATCATGCAGGCTGTGATCACGCAGGTTGTGATCATGCAGGCTGTGATCATGCAGGCTGTGATCATGCAGGCTGTGATCACGCAGGCTGTGATCATGCAGGCTGTGATCATGCAGGCTGTGATCATGCAGGCTGTGATCATGCAGGCTGTGATCACGCAGGCTGTGATCATGCAGGCTGTGATCATGCAGGCTGTGATCATGCAGGCTGTGATCATGCAGGCTGTGATCATGCAGGCTGTGATCATGCAGGCTGTGATCATGCAGGCTGTGATCATGCAGGCTGTGATCATGCAGGCTGTGATCACGCAGGCTGTGATCATGCAGGCTGTGATCATGCAGGTTGTGATCATGCAGGCTGTGATCACGCAGGCTGCAACTTGTGCTCGTGGACAATGA